The Iamia majanohamensis genome window below encodes:
- a CDS encoding Ppx/GppA phosphatase family protein, with protein sequence MADALAAIDVGTNSFHLVVARADADDRLDVVTREKEQVRLGEGAGDMKHLSPEAVDRGVAVLRRFRGLADAHGAEVRCVATSAVREAEDHDTFLDRARAEAGVEVEVIAGVEEARLIHLGVLSALPVFDERILVCDIGGGSTELVLGQRGETLAARSLKLGAVRLTSRFFADGTPSKSELQACRTHVRGTLVPFERAVRRHGFEVAVGSSGTIEQVVRLARRAAGDDEPLRTWNGVTATAEEVVAVAGDLARAARKGTLDDVEGLDPKRVDIITAGALILEGVVEHLGVTEITVSEAALREGVLLDTLQRLRGGSAHHVTDVGRRSVRHLAEANDTDLAHSEWVASLALQLFDDLAPGLGLDRDCRDHLEAAALLANVGLAVSHDGHHKHSYYVIRHSDRLVGFTDAEIERIALVARYHRKSAPKPRHPEFARLDPAEQQVVRALAAILRVAIGLDRTHSRRVAAVRARPGKGALRIEVTPAPGEAAELELFTAEERSGLLAEVLDTAVEVVAVDAAPVP encoded by the coding sequence ATGGCTGACGCGCTGGCCGCCATCGACGTCGGGACGAACTCGTTCCACCTCGTGGTGGCCCGCGCCGACGCCGACGACCGCCTCGACGTCGTCACCCGGGAGAAGGAGCAGGTCCGCCTGGGCGAGGGCGCCGGCGACATGAAGCACCTGTCGCCCGAGGCCGTCGACCGTGGCGTCGCCGTGCTGCGTCGCTTCCGGGGCCTGGCCGACGCCCACGGGGCCGAGGTGCGCTGCGTGGCCACCTCGGCGGTGCGGGAGGCCGAGGACCACGACACCTTCCTCGACCGGGCCCGGGCCGAGGCGGGGGTCGAGGTGGAGGTCATCGCCGGGGTGGAGGAGGCCCGCCTCATCCACCTGGGCGTGCTGTCGGCCCTCCCCGTCTTCGACGAGCGGATCCTCGTCTGCGACATCGGCGGCGGCAGCACCGAGCTGGTCCTCGGGCAGCGGGGCGAGACCCTGGCCGCCCGGTCGCTCAAGCTGGGCGCGGTCCGCCTCACCAGCCGCTTCTTCGCCGACGGGACCCCGTCGAAGTCGGAGCTGCAGGCCTGTCGCACCCACGTCCGGGGCACCCTCGTGCCCTTCGAGCGGGCCGTCCGGCGCCACGGCTTCGAGGTGGCCGTCGGGTCCTCGGGCACCATCGAGCAGGTCGTGCGCCTGGCTCGCCGGGCGGCCGGCGACGACGAGCCCCTCCGCACCTGGAACGGGGTGACGGCCACGGCCGAGGAGGTGGTGGCGGTGGCCGGCGACCTGGCCCGGGCGGCGCGCAAGGGCACGCTCGACGACGTCGAGGGCCTCGACCCCAAGCGGGTCGACATCATCACCGCCGGCGCGCTGATCCTCGAGGGGGTCGTCGAGCACCTGGGCGTCACCGAGATCACGGTGAGCGAGGCCGCCCTGCGGGAGGGGGTGCTGCTCGACACCCTGCAGCGCCTGCGCGGCGGCTCGGCCCACCACGTCACCGACGTGGGCCGCCGCAGCGTGCGCCACCTGGCCGAGGCCAACGACACCGACCTGGCCCACTCGGAGTGGGTGGCGTCCCTGGCCCTCCAGCTGTTCGACGACCTCGCCCCCGGCCTGGGCCTCGACCGGGACTGCCGCGACCACCTCGAGGCCGCCGCCCTGCTGGCCAACGTGGGCCTGGCCGTCAGCCACGACGGCCACCACAAGCACTCGTACTACGTGATCCGCCACAGCGACCGGTTGGTGGGCTTCACCGACGCGGAGATCGAGCGCATCGCCCTGGTGGCCCGCTACCACCGCAAGAGCGCCCCCAAGCCCCGGCACCCGGAGTTCGCCCGCCTCGACCCGGCCGAGCAGCAGGTGGTCCGGGCCCTGGCCGCCATCCTGCGGGTCGCCATCGGCCTCGACCGCACCCACAGCCGCCGGGTGGCGGCAGTGCGGGCCCGGCCGGGCAAGGGTGCCCTGCGGATCGAGGTCACCCCGGCGCCCGGGGAGGCCGCCGAGCTGGAGCTGTTCACCGCCGAGGAGCGATCCGGCCTGCTGGCCGAGGTCCTCGACACCGCGGTCGAGGTCGTGGCCGTCGACGCTGCGCCGGTCCCGTGA